Proteins encoded within one genomic window of Deinococcus grandis:
- a CDS encoding response regulator transcription factor, giving the protein MTQTSPSTDHLQRPHLLLIEDDRDVRRVLCDELSLEGFHIHAEASGQQGLTYTAQHPPDLILLDLGLPDLPGAEVTRRLRELTDAPIVVLTATDALQERVHQLSLGANDFVMKPYDPRELLARVQAHLRRHGRSAPLRIGRFCLDRQQHRLSLDGRDLHLSPTELQIAAVLLREPGQLFSRAFLEQQLWPGTPYRNALNVHVCHLRAKLTAAGAGDLLVSVRRGGLALLGERADP; this is encoded by the coding sequence ATGACCCAGACCAGCCCCAGCACCGATCACCTCCAGCGCCCTCATCTCCTGCTGATCGAGGACGACCGCGACGTGCGCCGCGTCCTGTGCGACGAACTGAGCCTGGAGGGCTTCCACATCCACGCCGAGGCCAGCGGGCAGCAGGGCCTCACGTACACCGCGCAGCACCCGCCCGACCTGATCCTCCTCGATCTGGGCCTGCCGGACCTGCCCGGCGCGGAGGTCACGCGGCGCCTGCGTGAACTCACCGACGCGCCCATCGTCGTCCTGACCGCCACCGACGCCCTGCAGGAACGCGTGCACCAGCTGTCCCTGGGCGCCAACGACTTCGTGATGAAACCCTACGATCCGCGCGAACTGCTCGCGCGGGTGCAGGCCCACCTGCGCCGCCACGGCCGCAGCGCCCCGCTGCGCATCGGGCGTTTCTGCCTGGACCGCCAGCAGCACCGCCTGAGCCTCGACGGGCGCGACCTGCACCTCTCCCCCACGGAACTGCAGATCGCGGCCGTGCTGCTCAGGGAACCGGGGCAGCTGTTCTCCCGCGCGTTCCTGGAACAGCAGCTGTGGCCGGGCACGCCCTACCGCAACGCCCTGAACGTGCACGTGTGCCACCTGCGGGCCAAACTCACCGCGGCGGGCGCCGGGGACCTGCTCGTCA